The nucleotide window gggcAAATATAGTCTTATTTAACGGGAAATTCTACTATAATTAAAAGAAgctataaataaaagaagaacgaaagaatgaaagataaaaacaaaccaaacgaaagcacaaagttttggcatttcctgagataccctgggagtgctatgaagatgatggACATGTTATTAATGCTGAAGTAGGATGTATTGAACTAGTTTCCTCAGGGCAttcttgagctcctggtttctcatgctgtagatgagggggttcactgctggaggaaccaatGAGTATAGAACTGCCATCACCAGATCCTGGGATGGGGAGGaaatggaggggggcttcaggtaggcaaacacgCCAGTGCTGATAAagagggagaccacggccaggtgagggaggcacgtggataaggctttgtgccgtccctgctcagaggggatcctcagcacagccctgaagatctgcacataggacagcacaatgaaaacaaaacatcccaaaacaagaaaagcactaaccacaagaagcccaacctcgctgaggtaggagtgtgagcaggagagcttgaggatctgggggatttcacagaagaactggtccagggcattgccatggcagaggggtatggaaaaggtattggccgtgtgcagcacagcatagagaagaccactgccccaggcagctgctgccatgtggacacaagctctgatgcccaggagggtcccgtagtgcaggggtttgcagatggcaacatggcggtcataggccatgatggttagaagacaacactctgctgacaagaaaagatgaaagcaaaaaacCTGAGTAGCACAccccaagtaggagatggccctggtgtcccagagagtattggccatggatttggggacagtggtggagatggagcccaggtcaagaacagagaggttgaggaggaagaagtacatggggctgtggaggcggtggtcacaggctacagcactgatgatgaggccgttgcccaggagggcagccaagtagatgcccaggaagaaccagaagtgcaagagctgcagctcccgcgtgtctgcaaatgccaggaggagaaagtgggtgatggagctgctgttggacatctgttTACTCtgtgcaaagggcctggtcaaggaggaaaaggcagtgacaagtgaggagagacttctctgagtAAAAGCTATTCCATTtctcagagaaagacagagcCCACGTTGAATCGGTCCttccaggaaggccttcgtgcagctccctggcttgagctctggtctgtgctgggttggggtgtagtggggagcaggggactcttctgtggaggaatcagtcctgctgtgcagccacagctaaacaggaaccaggagtgatctcagggtcaagtTACTCATGGCTTCAAAAAGCTTTTCAGCATtctccttcccaattcacccaatTGCAGAAGTGaggtgcagggcttttgttttgtttattttgctcctgttgcccctctcacatctgggg belongs to Mycteria americana isolate JAX WOST 10 ecotype Jacksonville Zoo and Gardens unplaced genomic scaffold, USCA_MyAme_1.0 Scaffold_68, whole genome shotgun sequence and includes:
- the LOC142404085 gene encoding olfactory receptor 14J1-like, whose protein sequence is MSNSSSITHFLLLAFADTRELQLLHFWFFLGIYLAALLGNGLIISAVACDHRLHSPMYFFLLNLSVLDLGSISTTVPKSMANTLWDTRAISYLGCATQVFCFHLFLSAECCLLTIMAYDRHVAICKPLHYGTLLGIRACVHMAAAAWGSGLLYAVLHTANTFSIPLCHGNALDQFFCEIPQILKLSCSHSYLSEVGLLVVSAFLVLGCFVFIVLSYVQIFRAVLRIPSEQGRHKALSTCLPHLAVVSLFISTGVFAYLKPPSISSPSQDLVMAVLYSLVPPAVNPLIYSMRNQELKNALRKLVQYILLQH